A window of Sphingobacterium sp. SRCM116780 contains these coding sequences:
- a CDS encoding SRPBCC domain-containing protein, with product MEQKTKINAEDGKQELVITREFDLPLTLLFKAYTEPKLVEQWMGTKVVKLENKNHGSYQFETSHNGNIVFKANGTIHEFVPNQKIIRTFEMENMSIGVQLEFLEFEKLTDDRSKLTMQIIYKSEKHRAQQLQLPFAYGLNMAHDRLQEILNN from the coding sequence ATGGAACAAAAAACAAAAATTAATGCCGAAGATGGCAAACAAGAATTAGTTATAACCAGGGAATTTGATTTACCCTTAACACTACTTTTTAAAGCCTATACAGAACCCAAACTTGTTGAACAGTGGATGGGAACAAAAGTGGTAAAACTTGAAAATAAAAATCATGGAAGTTACCAGTTTGAAACCTCACATAACGGTAATATAGTCTTTAAGGCAAATGGGACAATTCATGAATTTGTACCTAATCAAAAGATCATACGCACATTTGAAATGGAAAATATGTCTATTGGTGTACAACTTGAATTTCTAGAATTTGAAAAACTTACTGATGACAGAAGTAAACTGACTATGCAAATCATTTATAAGTCAGAGAAGCATCGGGCACAACAACTACAATTACCTTTTGCTTACGGTTTAAACATGGCGCATGATAGATTACAAGAAATTTTAAACAATTAA
- a CDS encoding helix-turn-helix transcriptional regulator, protein MLKLYRWQNSVLKTVNTNTENFDKSKEYIDKAYASAKKQENTLGLAYAHYASAILYSTLFDREHTLKYLQLALSNIPDQEKEPLLTARIYYFLYGIYTEWNDEQKSLMYIRKALSFAQKSSNKNALVMIYSALSVVYTFRYEDTRQKRYLDSIMDPLDRAIDLFHQYPGQVTNTAYTHCLNNKSSYYLQYYNTNDPLIKQKIRDNIKEALRISPSSNNEIVASSYGMLSELSMIENNLQAAESYLTTAYQQMMKMKKPYYHTLINVLTSLVKLSTKKGDYEKALGYQQKITEYSNLLFDEQSGKVTKRLDAQFELSKKEKEIESLQEKTANQKKQKYLLIALIGIGGLTTVFMFRSYHFNLRYSLAREKQLAAQKNESTIQIKYEREEQARLKAEQELLTLQQQKLQNEVMANKLHLEHKNNVLQQLKQKLANQVPVNIQQIIREETLTDNDFEKAKFHIQEMHPDFFNNLNKQAKQKLTSLDLKYCAYLYLGMDTKMIANLLNVEPKSVRMTKYRLKQKFELAAKTDLINYIKEIG, encoded by the coding sequence ATGCTGAAGCTATACAGATGGCAGAACTCAGTCTTAAAAACAGTAAATACCAATACAGAAAACTTTGATAAGTCAAAAGAATATATTGATAAGGCATATGCGTCAGCAAAAAAACAAGAAAATACCTTAGGTCTGGCCTATGCTCATTATGCTTCAGCCATACTATATAGCACTCTTTTTGACCGTGAACATACATTAAAATATCTTCAACTGGCACTCTCCAATATCCCTGATCAGGAGAAGGAGCCACTTCTTACTGCTCGTATCTATTATTTCCTTTACGGCATTTACACAGAATGGAATGATGAACAAAAATCTTTGATGTATATCCGTAAAGCGTTGTCATTTGCCCAAAAATCTTCCAATAAAAATGCGTTGGTAATGATTTATTCCGCCCTATCTGTAGTATACACTTTTCGCTATGAGGACACACGACAAAAAAGGTATCTGGACAGTATTATGGATCCACTTGATAGGGCAATAGACCTATTCCATCAGTATCCAGGACAGGTAACGAACACTGCTTACACCCACTGTCTAAACAACAAGTCCAGTTATTATCTGCAATATTACAATACCAATGATCCCCTAATTAAACAGAAAATACGTGACAATATAAAAGAAGCATTGCGCATATCGCCCTCAAGTAATAACGAAATAGTTGCCAGTAGCTATGGTATGCTCAGCGAGCTCAGTATGATCGAGAATAATCTTCAGGCCGCTGAAAGTTACCTGACAACAGCCTATCAGCAGATGATGAAAATGAAAAAACCTTATTATCATACCCTTATAAATGTGCTGACCTCTTTAGTTAAGCTGAGTACAAAAAAAGGAGATTATGAAAAAGCACTCGGATATCAGCAAAAAATTACGGAATATAGTAATCTGCTTTTTGATGAACAATCAGGAAAAGTGACTAAAAGACTGGATGCACAATTTGAACTTAGCAAAAAAGAAAAGGAAATAGAATCATTACAGGAAAAAACTGCCAATCAGAAAAAACAAAAATATCTTCTAATAGCCCTCATAGGCATTGGTGGACTTACTACTGTTTTTATGTTTCGTTCCTATCATTTCAATCTTAGGTATTCTTTAGCTAGAGAGAAACAGCTTGCTGCTCAAAAGAACGAATCGACCATACAGATAAAATATGAACGAGAAGAACAGGCTCGTTTAAAAGCTGAGCAGGAGTTGTTGACACTGCAACAACAAAAATTGCAGAATGAGGTAATGGCAAATAAGTTGCATCTGGAACATAAAAACAATGTGCTACAGCAATTGAAACAAAAACTTGCTAACCAGGTACCTGTAAACATTCAGCAGATAATAAGGGAAGAAACGCTCACGGATAATGATTTTGAAAAAGCAAAATTCCATATTCAGGAAATGCATCCTGATTTTTTCAATAACCTAAATAAGCAAGCGAAACAAAAACTAACATCTTTAGATCTTAAGTACTGCGCATATCTTTACCTTGGAATGGATACAAAAATGATTGCCAATTTACTGAATGTCGAACCCAAAAGTGTACGGATGACCAAGTACCGCCTAAAACAAAAATTTGAATTGGCTGCAAAAACAGATTTGATAAATTATATTAAAGAAATAGGATAG
- a CDS encoding ArsR/SmtB family transcription factor, translated as MNLRRDVFQAIADPTRRAILLLVTSQSLTAGAIASNFDTARPTVSKHLQILTECELLKQEQKGREIYYQINPNKMKEVADFIEPFRQMWEERFNKLETVMKNYKPKK; from the coding sequence ATGAATTTAAGACGAGATGTATTTCAAGCTATAGCTGATCCAACAAGAAGAGCAATTCTTCTGTTAGTAACCTCACAATCATTGACAGCAGGTGCAATTGCTTCAAACTTTGACACGGCAAGGCCAACGGTTTCGAAACATTTACAAATACTAACCGAATGTGAATTACTCAAACAAGAACAAAAAGGGCGGGAAATTTACTATCAAATAAATCCTAATAAAATGAAAGAAGTAGCAGACTTTATTGAACCATTCAGACAGATGTGGGAGGAAAGGTTTAATAAATTAGAAACTGTTATGAAAAATTATAAACCAAAAAAATAA
- a CDS encoding DoxX family protein, with protein sequence MERTKNIGYWVTTCLVCFCMLGGIGQLFQVKQVVDGFAPLGYPTYFISIIGFWKVLAIIALLIPKFPLVKEWAYAGIFFAMTGASASHIAVHDSIFHIIVPLVIASLAICSWYLRPSSRKITTTNS encoded by the coding sequence ATGGAAAGGACAAAAAATATTGGCTATTGGGTCACTACATGTTTAGTTTGTTTTTGTATGCTTGGTGGCATTGGACAACTATTTCAAGTGAAACAAGTTGTTGACGGATTTGCACCATTAGGTTATCCGACTTATTTTATTTCAATAATCGGATTTTGGAAAGTGTTAGCAATTATTGCACTACTTATCCCGAAGTTCCCATTAGTAAAAGAGTGGGCTTATGCGGGAATATTTTTTGCTATGACAGGAGCCTCTGCTTCACATATAGCTGTGCATGATTCTATTTTTCATATCATTGTGCCATTAGTCATTGCTAGCTTAGCGATATGCTCCTGGTATTTGAGACCATCGTCAAGAAAAATAACAACGACGAATTCCTAA